Proteins found in one Mycteria americana isolate JAX WOST 10 ecotype Jacksonville Zoo and Gardens chromosome 8, USCA_MyAme_1.0, whole genome shotgun sequence genomic segment:
- the SNX20 gene encoding sorting nexin-20 yields the protein MDQQDSHCTAERELLEAVSRITTFSTTSPTDEEQNQPKAEISCQVRKENPQKDDLQDSSASLSPNSSMTTKELQEYWRNEKRQCRQVKLLFEIPSTRIVEHHLSKYVMYKIIILQTGSFDSNKSVIERRYSDFEKLHRNLLEEFSEEMEDVTFPKKTLTGNFTEEIINERKLAFKDYLRLLYSMKYIRRSKKFIDFLTRPELQEAYGCLRGGQYTKALEILLEVIGLQERLTRGNPVSIVPTLCAIVVCHKDLENPASAFEYGEKALSRLHMHTSHRYYIPLLETMITLAYELGKDFLSLQEKLEEWKAKKDPIRVFTLKELAVREYVQ from the exons ATGGACCAACAAGATTCACACTGCACAGCAGAAAGGGAGCTGCTGGAAGCTGTAAGCAGGATTACTACATTTTCTACCACAAGTCCAACTGATGAAGAACAAAATCAACCCAAAGCTGAAATTTCATGtcaagtgagaaaagaaaacccacagaaagATGACCTGCAAG ATTCCAGTGCCTCCCTAAGTCCCAACTCTTCGATGACCACTAAGGAGCTTCAGGAGTATTGGAGGAATGAAAAACGTCAGTGCAGACAAGTCAAACTCCTTTTTGAAATCCCATCAACCAGAATTGTAGAGCACCACTTATCTAAATATGTG ATGTATAAAATCATCATTTTGCAAACAGGGAGTTTTGACAGCAACAAGTCTGTAATTGAACGGCGTTATTCAGATTTTGAGAAACTGCACAGAAATCTGCTGGAGGAGTTTAGTGAAGAAATGGAAGATGTGACCTTTCCCAAAAAAACTCTAACGGGGAACTTCACAGAAGAAATAATCAATGAGAGAAAATTAGCCTTCAAGGACTACCTGAGACTTCTATATTCTATGAAATATATCCGAAGATCAAAAAAATTTATTGACTTTTTAACAAGGCCGGAGCTTCAGGAAGCATATGGTTGCCTGCGGGGTGGCCAGTACACCAAAGCTTTGGAAATCCTTTTAGAAGTCATTGGTCTGCAGGAAAGGCTGACGAGAGGCAACCCTGTCTCAATTGTCCCTACTCTCTGTGCTATCGTGGTGTGCCACAAGGACCTGGAAAACCCAGCAAGTGCCTTTGAATATGGAGAAAAAGCTCTATCACGCCTTCATATGCATACCAGCCACAGGTATTATATTCCATTATTAGAAACAATGATCACTTTGGCATATGAACTTGGTAAGGATTTTCTGTCTTTGcaagaaaaactggaagaatGGAAGGCAAAAAAAGATCCCATACGGGTTTTTACCCTGAAAGAACTTGCGGTTCGAGAGTACGTACAATGA